From Carassius auratus strain Wakin unplaced genomic scaffold, ASM336829v1 scaf_tig00021918, whole genome shotgun sequence, a single genomic window includes:
- the LOC113077174 gene encoding uncharacterized protein LOC113077174 has product MISHTALVTLNEAKFNKPSTLPFTQDVQSLHQLLEKTADTAFQKLQETASPQSYAELAKATLTRIIVFNRRRAGEVSKMPLKAFNERDGTSLHEDVAMGLSKFEQKLCSHFSRVEIRGKRGRKVAVLLSPDMVDALMLLVSRRGTCGVLDTNTFLFARPNCQSYYRGQDSLRVYARECGAQNPEFLRSTHLRKHVATLSQILNLKNNELDQVADFLGHDIRVHRDYYRLPEATTQLAKISKLLLAMEKGCLPNLQGKSLDDIEIEDEINMTDSDDSDPEESESDDEALAGAAGNSSNAGVQKMPIESTTELPEESESEAETENPRRGQKVSWSNAEVTAVMKHFKGHIAKGKLATLTECQQCKSAEDPVLVRRSAQNIRDFVRNRGISLKRKTQSK; this is encoded by the exons ATGATCTCACACACTGCTTTGGTGACACTGAATGAGGCCAAATTTAACAAGCCATCAACACTTCCCTTCACCCAGGATGTCCAGTCTCTTCATCAGCTCCTTGAGAAGACTGCAGATACTGCTTTTCAGAAACTACAAGAGACTGCATCTCCTCAAAGCTATGCAGAACTGGCCAAAGCAACACTCACCAGAATCATTGTTTTCAACCGCAGACGTGCAGGAGAGGTCTCTAAAATGCCGCTGAAGGCTTTCAATGAAAGGGACGGCacttctctccatgaagatgtaGCGATGGGCCTGAGCAAGTTTGAGCAGAAACTCTGCAGCCATTTCAGTCGAGTTGAGATCAGGGGGAAGAGGGGAAGAAAGGTTGCGGTTCTTCTCTCTCCTGATATGGTCGATGCCCTGATGCTACTGGTCAGCAGGAGAGGTACATGTGGAGTGCTAGACactaatactttcttgtttgctcGGCCAAACTGCCAGAGTTACTATAGAGGCCAGGACTCTCTGAGGGTATATGCAAGGGAATGTGGAGCTCAAAATCCAGAATTTCTCAGATCCACTCATCTTCGCAAGCACGTGGCTACGCTCTCTCAAATCCTAAACCTGAAAAACAACGAGTTAGATCAGGTTGCTGATTTCTTAGGGCATGACATCCGTGTCCACCGTGACTATTACAGACTGCCAGAAGCCACTACTCAGCTTGCTAAAATATCAAAGCTACTGTTAGCCATGGAAAAGGGCTGCCTTCCTAATCTTCAAGGCAAATCCCTTGATGACATTGAGATTGAAG atGAGATCAACATGACGGATTCTGATGACAGTGATCCTGAAGAAAGTGAATCTGATGATGAGGCTCTTGCTGGAGCTGCGGGAAACTCCAGTAATGCTG GTGTTCAGAAGATGCCCATTGAGAGCACCACTGAACTTCCTGAAG agagtgagagtgaggcaGAAACTGAAAACCCACGGAGAGGGCAGAAGGTGTCCTGGTCAAACGCTGAAGTTACAGctgtaatgaaacattttaagGGCCACATAGCTAAAGGAAAACTGGCCACACTGACTGAATGCCAGCAGTGTAAATCTGCTGAGGATCCTGTTTTGGTGAGACGCAGTGCACAGAACATAAGGGATTTTGTAAGAAATCGAGGAATTAGCTTAAAAAGGAAAACCCAAAGCAAGTGA